One genomic segment of Mytilus galloprovincialis chromosome 5, xbMytGall1.hap1.1, whole genome shotgun sequence includes these proteins:
- the LOC143075328 gene encoding structure-specific endonuclease subunit slx1-like — translation MVQEIENFYGVYLLYNVNPKFKGRTYIGFTVNPNRRIQQHNKGRHAGGAWRTHGRGPWEMVLIIHGFPNEISALRFEWAWQHPDKSRRLRHVPGKKKKETPFLFRFRVVSEMLRSGPWNRLALTIRWLKQEYVTDFAPDNKPPVHMPIAYGLVKVKKVGSDTGRSKKGDKSEKEAVDEDLVNLSQCGNKYPRCSVCNKRIQAEDHTLKCVHPKCQMVSHTLCLANKFLSDKGTMTEVLPVDGTCPKCKGAVLWGDLVRLKTGCYQNLEECGSSDDEEHEDHWANELQTQVT, via the exons ATGGTGCAAGAAATTGAGAACTTTTATGGAGTTTATTTACTTTACAATGTAAATCCAAAGTTTAAAGGACGTACATACATAGGATTTACAGTTAATCCAAATAGGAGAATCCAACAACACAATAAAGGTCGGCATGCAGGAGGGGCATGGAGAACACATGGAAGAGGTCCATG GGAAATGGTTTTGATTATCCATGGTTTTCCAAATGAAATATCTGCTCTAAGA TTTGAATGGGCCTGGCAACATCCTGACAAATCAAGAAGACTCAGACATGTTCCtggaaaaaagaaaaaggaaaccCCATTCCTTTTTCGGTTCCGAGTAGTATCAGAAATGTTAAGAAGTGGACCCTGGAATAGACTTGCACTAACAATCAGATGGTTAAAACAGGAATATGTTACAGACTTTGCCCCTGACAATAAACCACCAGTTCATATGCCAATAGCTTATGGTTTAGTGAAGGTTAAAAAGGTTGGATCTGATACAGGAAGGAGTAAGAAGGGAGACAAGTCAGAAAAAGAAGCTGTAGATGAGGATTTGGTTAATCTTTCACAATGTGGTAACAAGTATCCAAGATGTAGTGTTTGTAATAAAAGAATTCAG GCAGAAGATCATACATTGAAATGTGTTCATCCAAAATGTCAGATGGTATCCCATACATTATGTTTAGCCAATAAGTTTCTGTCAGACAAAGGAACAATGACTGAAGTTTTACCAGTTGATGGTACCTGTCCCAAATGTAAAGGTGCTGTGTTGTGGGGTGATTTAGTGAGGCTCAAGACAGGATGTTATCAGAACCTGGAAGAG tgtgGAAGCTCTGATGATGAAGAACATGAAGATCATTGGGCCAATGAACTACAAACTCAAGTCACATGA